The following proteins are encoded in a genomic region of Gracilinanus agilis isolate LMUSP501 unplaced genomic scaffold, AgileGrace unplaced_scaffold22340, whole genome shotgun sequence:
- the LOC123254444 gene encoding CCAAT/enhancer-binding protein alpha-like, producing the protein MEQTNFYEVESRPPMSSHLQSPHHQPSSAAFGYPRDSVPPQPPATPAAAAASEQLGDICENENSIDISAYIDPAAFNDEFLADLFQHSKQQEKAKAALAGGEFDYPQPHPAGHAMHGAHGPGSHPHVYGCMAAGYLDGKLDPLYERIGAPALRPLVIKQEPREEDETKQLALSGLYYQAQQQQQQQQQPPPPPPAHHHHHHHHHPASHLQYQIAHCGQTTMHLQPGHPTPPPTPVPSPHHQPPQPPHHPHQQNSLPPGGGLKMISSDHRGKSKKSVDKSSSEYRVRRERNNIAVRKSRDKAKQRNVETQQKVLELTNDNDRLRKRVEQLTRELDTLRGIFRQLPESSLVKAMGNCA; encoded by the coding sequence ATGGAGCAAACCAACTTCTACGAGGTCGAGTCCCGGCCCCCGATGAGCAGCCACCTCCAGAGTCCCCACCACCAGCCTAGCAGCGCCGCCTTTGGCTACCCCCGGGACTCGGTCCCTCCTCAGCCTCCCGCAACACCTGCAGCCGCAGCAGCTTCGGAACAGCTGGGCGACATCTGTGAGAACGAAAACTCTATCGACATCAGCGCCTACATCGATCCCGCCGCCTTCAACGACGAGTTTCTGGCCGACTTGTTTCAACACAGCAAGCAGCAGGAGAAAGCCAAAGCTGCCCTGGCGGGAGGTGAGTTCGACTATCCGCAGCCGCATCCCGCGGGCCACGCCATGCACGGAGCCCACGGGCCTGGGAGCCACCCCCACGTCTATGGCTGCATGGCCGCCGGCTACCTGGACGGCAAACTGGACCCCTTGTACGAGCGCATTGGGGCCCCGGCCTTGCGACCGCTGGTGATCAAGCAGGAGCCCCGGGAAGAGGACGAGACTAAGCAGTTGGCGCTGTCCGGCCTCTACTACCAggctcagcagcagcagcagcaacagcagcaaccaCCGCCGCCTCCTCCagcccaccaccaccaccaccaccaccaccacccggCGTCCCACCTCCAGTACCAGATCGCCCACTGCGGCCAGACCACCATGCACCTGCAACCAGGGCACCCCACGCCGCCGCCCACGCCTGTGCCCAGCCCTCACCACCAACCACCGCAACCACCGCACCACCCACACCAGCAGAACAGTCTACCCCCGGGAGGGGGACTCAAGATGATATCCTCGGACCACCGGGGTAAATCGAAGAAGTCTGTGGACAAAAGCAGCAGCGAGTACCGAGTGCGTCGGGAACGCAACAACATCGCTGTGCGCAAGAGCCGGGACAAGGCCAAGCAGCGCAACGTGGAGACCCAGCAGAAGGTGCTGGAGCTCACGAATGACAATGACCGGCTGCGCAAGCGGGTGGAGCAACTGACTCGGGAGCTGGACACCCTGCGAGGTATCTTCCGCCAGCTCCCAGAAAGTTCCTTGGTTAAAGCCATGGGCAACTGCGCGTGA